The proteins below come from a single Solea solea chromosome 6, fSolSol10.1, whole genome shotgun sequence genomic window:
- the LOC131461152 gene encoding protein shisa-4-like yields the protein MASGLCSVVVWLVLCAILAPSVSADDDCLAYEDAFQKYNRYQECRNEFCCGSCRERYCCRFTSLRITEDRQLKCDLWTDHMHSSSAMSVSVAVSSVIVFLFIIITCCICPCCCLYKMCRKPQPVIATTTHTTVVTASPQHYPQQPTGMPSQPQSYQSTQYPPYQPIPVQPGYVAQPMPPAPYQGQSFTPGPPPTYQEAIGPSYPPNPMPYSQAAFSPSQPPYPLQPPAQPGANAPTPTHADFLTQPAYNPNYVTP from the exons CGGATGACGATTGTCTGGCCTATGAAGATGCATTTCAAAAATACAACCGCTACCAGGAGTGCCGAAATGAATTTTGCTGCGGTAGCTGCCGTGAGAGATACTGTTGTCGTTTTACCTCCTTGCGAATCACTGAGGACAGACAACTAAAATG tgacTTATGGACTGATCATATGCATTCATCTTCGGCGATGTCCGTGAGCGTTGCTGTTTCTTCAGtaattgtttttctcttcatcatcatcacctgctgcatctgcccctgctgctgcttataCAAAATGTGCCGCAAACCACAAC CTGTGATAGCCACTACCACTCACACAACAGTGGTCACTGCCAGTCCTCAGCATTACCCCCAGCAGCCAACAGGAATGCCTTCGCAGCCTCAATCCTACCAGTCGACTCAGTATCCACCGTACCAGCCCATACCAGTGCAGCCAGGGTATGTAGCCCAGCCCATGCCTCCAGCACCTTACCAGGGACAATCCTTTACACCGGGGCCACCTCCAACATATCAGGAAGCCA TTGGTCCAAGCTACCCTCCCAACCCGATGCCTTACAGCCAGGCTGCGTTCTCCCCCAGCCAGCCACCTTACCCTCTACAGCCTCCTGCTCAGCCGGGTGCTAACGCTCCAACACCTACACACGCAGACTTCCTTACCCAGCCTGCATACAACCCGAATTACGTCACACCCTAG